One segment of Babesia bigemina genome assembly Bbig001, chromosome : II DNA contains the following:
- a CDS encoding CPSF_A domain containing protein,putative, which produces MSRLYTYFVTSAPGGATQGALRCRLARGSEREYLVCLKKSRIDVYSLEKVGQSDAEGDERPEAPTLTATIEAHTNLLTFIEFRPPGADQSHLLALTCNMLLLLLTFDAAAGKFASRPLVSLQEIGAQEIESDVVLRIDPGYHFILFHGQKKTLKCVVLDRENYFNIGHVITMRTGESTFLDVAFLDVALREVSGPAAARRADVGANMSASRLAAASESFTELSRSKMRKSVLESKMLLIAAHRRGASAADDGEGAEFWYCGVQLFFEIEHCDGDRRFTAYGCSPLFGESVPLAERFTRFVPLKLNAGPRCSDGALLLGSQAIGFVSFRDPRNVKLFHMDISVGEITSHCTVEENRRYLVGDDTGALYLLDLVESRTPINSALKRRVEATDSSLPASKIANVGTCNSIVDVFATKVGVYSPPSALVMIAPDLVYIAAVVGNCRTVRITGMHHGDGHASHGLMSAFECDDAMRSVESRDGADHKHRRIESSENWRQTNLGPILDFTFGPQRNQVAAPILACCGYGAEGRVCSITLGVGIDLFASHTLEGVRRIFAVSTSNGKSAITEVVMCCVFFNYTRFYKIALPGTGHRRTSARTVIDPVDQPRWVVAPVSADSIGLTTNARTVLFGRYGSNRIVQVTSLGVSVVSANGNDFPPQYFSVSDICSCAGVVANPDAAAVAVVDAHWCDGGIFLLLSTHVALVLSIEGGMRVPRWRQLSKQTSATAYVSGSEFKTARPSGLIALATWEDTEVVLLRDETLETLHRTKVICGYGVAITALRFGIIEDKAFLFAALSDGTLVVHKLTFGKTVGDNKSSFSSGCVGMTLENIIKISEDPIGLATLVVTPGQQPGRFCRLAASRIVTTGANPMLIYANKGKVEYVPVNAPHIATICSIDSGRQVGHVVPLLYTCNRDQLCIGELDSTSQLHVETICSGRSFDKICYHSESDLVVVGCVGELVADSESSISRRSAVQAHRSPTRDSEGAVPRDGTAFRCIDVSSMIPLPGICKLEPCAKFICLKTKEVVHTLKIPSRHVVSGVTTVAFDGHRTMIAIGTSRVSDQDEVPREGHIYLVDVVSSGPDSWNIVFLRTVTALSAGIVEMTACSNALVVALNDAVTVMTLRREDRPSVSQSHAQTAKTHKLEAVHASDDDYGSFELVERAEYKSCTYVVSLDAYKDVIVVGDLMNSARMLRWRGNELREVCKDFNSVYCTAVAAIDKTHCVVSDSSGNFHVLGKPGSATNDLEAMRVEDAGLFHHGENINRIRANPPAENTVPKVESAHGRDMPTFCTTTQCDRRFCCLQGDVPVSTPHDVSDDLIRGLSRPNKFWNYGFKCVLTCATSAGSLIRLCLFEDDRLFYRLGLVEEAMNRVQKKVGNISNLHWRSFKNRWSVSPPRAFIDGDVVESFVDLDPSLRQQVFDSIAEKESQGMFYSHELLALEIEHIRRLRR; this is translated from the exons ATGAGCCGTCTGTACACGTACTTCGTGACGTCGGCGCCTGGCGGCGCTACGCAGGGCgcgttgcgctgccgcctgGCGCGGGGCTCGGAACGCGAGTACCTGGTGTGCCTGAAGAAGTCGCGCATCGATGTCTACTCGCTGGAGAAGGTCGGCCAATCGGACGCTGAGGGCGACGAGCGCCCGGAGGCGCCGACGCTCACCGCCACGATCGAGGCCCACACCAACCTGCTCACCTTTATCGAGTTCCGGCCACCGGGAGCCGATCAGTCGCATCTGCTCGCGCTGACCTGCAACATGCTACTCTTGCTGCTGACATTCGACGCCGCAGCCGGGAAGTTCGCATCGAGGCCGCTGGTCTCCTTACAG GAGATCGGCGCGCAAGAGATTGAGTCGGACGTGGTGCTGCGGATAGACCCAGGGTACCACTTCATCCTCTTCCACGGGCAGAAGAAGACACTGAAATGTGTCGTGCTGGACCGCGAAAACTACTTCAACATCGGCCACGTGATCACCATGCGCACGGGCGAAAGCACATTTTTGGACGTCGCGTTCCTCGACGTTGCCCTGAGGGAGGTTTCGGGacctgcagcagcccgCCGTGCTGATGTCGGTGCGAACATGTCTGCATCCcgactcgccgctgcatcCGAGTCATTCACGGAACTCAGCAGATCTAAAATGCGCAAATCCGTACTGGAGTCCAAGATGCTACTCATAGCGGCGCATCGCCGCGGCGCCTCTGCTGCCGACGACGGCGAGGGAGCGGAGTTCTGGTACTGTGGCGTGCAGCTGTTCTTCGAGATCGAGCACTGCGACGGCGACCGGCGCTTCACAGCCTACGGGTGCTCGCCGTTGTTCGGGGAGTCCGTCCCGCTGGCCGAGCGCTTCACGCGATTCGTGCCCTTGAAGCTCAACGCAGGTCCGCGATGCAGCGACggcgcgctgctgctgggttCGCAGGCCATCGGGTTCGTTTCCTTCCGGGATCCGCGGAATGTCAAGCTCTTCCACATGGACATATCGGTCGGTGAAATAACCAGCCACTGCACAGTCGAGGAAAACCGCCGTTACCTGGTCGGAGACGATACGGGAGCCTTGTACCTGCTTGACCTGGTGGAGTCGCGCACTCCGATCAACAGCGCCCTCAAGCGGCGCGTGGAAGCGACCGATTCTTCCCTGCCGGCATCCAAAATCGCAAACGTGGGCACATGCAACTCCATCGTTGACGTCTTCGCCACAAAGGTCGGCGTCTACTCGCCCCCTTCAGCGCTAGTCATGATCGCCCCCGACCTCGTGTACATCGCAGCCGTGGTGGGCAATTGCCGAACGGTCCGCATCACCGGCATGCATCACGGGGACGGACACGCCAGCCATGGTCTTATGAGCGCCTTTGAATGCGACGACGCGATGCGCTCTGTCGAGTCCCGTGACGGCGCCGACCATAAGCATAGGCGCATAGAATCTTCGGAGAATTGGCGTCAGACCAACCTCGGGCCCATACTCGACTTCACTTTCGGGCCGCAACGCAACCAGGTTGCGGCGCCTATCCTCGCGTGCtgcggatacggggcggAAGGCCGCGTATGCAGCATCACCCTTGGCGTCGGGATAGACCTGTTCGCATCGCACACGTTAGAGGGGGTCCGCAGGATTTTCGCCGTGAGCACCTCCAACGGCAAATCGGCAATAACAGAGGTCGTtatgtgctgcgtgtttTTCAACTACACGCGCTTCTACAAGATCGCACTTCCAGGTACGGGACACAGGCGGACCTCCGCCAGAACGGTCATCGATCCCGTTGACCAACCTAGGTGGGTGGTGGCGCCCGTATCGGCCGACTCCATTGGTCTGACGACCAACGCCCGCACGGTGCTGTTCGGCCGCTATGGTAGCAATCGCATAGTTCAGGTGACATCGCTGGGGGTGAGCGTCGTGAGCGCTAATGGGAACGACTTCCCGCCGCAGTACTTCAGCGTTTCGGATATTTGCAGCTGCGCCGGTGTTGTAGCCAATCCCGACGCTGCGGCTGTGGCGGTGGTGGATGCGCATTGGTGTGATGGCGGTATCTTTCTGCTCCTGTCAACACATGTCGCACTCGTGCTTAGCATTGAGGGCGGCATGCGAGTCCCACGCTGGCGCCAGCTGTCTAAGCAGACGTCTGCCACGGCTTACGTCAGCGGGTCAGAGTTCAAGACCGCACGCCCAAGCGGCCTGATCGCCTTGGCCACGTGGGAGGACACGGAAGTAGTTCTGCTACGTGATGAGACTCTGGAGACGCTGCATAGGACGAAAGTCATTTGCGGTTACGGAGTGGCGATCACAGCGCTGCGATTCGGCATTATCGAAGACAAGGCGTTCTTATTCGCAGCGCTGTCAGACGGTACCCTGGTGGTTCACAAGCTGACGTTCGGCAAAACGGTTGGCGACAACAAAAGCTCGTTTAGCAGCGGTTGTGTGGGCATGACATTGGAGAATATCATAAAGATAAGCGAAGACCCAATCGGCTTGGCGACTCTGGTGGTGACCCCGGGTCAGCAGCCTGGGCGGTTCTGCCGGTTGGCCGCCTCGCGCATCGTGACCACTGGTGCCAACCCCATGCTGATATACGCGAACAAGGGCAAGGTGGAGTACGTGCCGGTGAATGCGCCGCATATCGCCACCATATGCAGCATCGATTCCGGGAGGCAGGTTGGGCACGTGGTGCCGCTACTCTACACGTGCAACCGGGACCAGCTCTGTATCGGCGAGCTTGACTCCACCAGCCAGCTACACGTGGAGACCATCTGCAGCGGCCGGTCGTTCGACAAGATTTGCTACCATAGCGAGTCCGACCTCGTTGTGGTGGGGTGCGTCGGTGAGCTTGTCGCCGACTCGGAGAGCAGCATCTCCCGCCGCAGCGCGGTTCAGGCGCATCGCTCACCAACACGAGACTCGGAAGGCGCAGTGCCGAGAGATGGCACAGCGTTCCGGTGTATTGACGTATCGTCAATGATACCGTTGCCGGGGATATGCAAGCTGGAGCCCTGCGCAAAGTTCATCTGCCTCAAGACGAAGGAGGTGGTCCACACCCTCAAAATACCATCACGCCATGTGGTGTCGGGCGTGACCACGGTGGCGTTTGATGGCCACAGGACCATGATCGCGATTGGCACCTCGCGCGTGTCTGACCAGGACGAGGTGCCCAGGGAAGGGCACATCTACCTTGTGGACGTGGTGAGCAGCGGCCCCGACTCGTGGAACATAGTCTTCTTGCGCACGGTTACCGCGCTCTCTGCCGGCATCGTGGAAATGACGGCGTGCTCAAACGCGCTTGTAGTGGCGCTCAACGATGCCGTCACCGTCATGACGCTGCGCAGGGAAGACAGGCCGTCGGTCAGCCAGAGCCACGCCCAAACCGCCAAGACGCACAAGCTGGAGGCGGTGCATGCATCGGACGATGACTACGGCAGCTTTGAGCTCGTGGAGCGTGCGGAATACAAATCGTGCACATACGTGGTCTCGCTGGACGCATACAAGGATGTGATAGTGGTCGGCGACCTCATGAACTCAGCCCGGATGCTACGCTGGCGAGGAAACGAACTGCGGGAAGTATGCAAGGACTTCAACAGCGTCTACTGCACTGCAGTGGCGGCGATAGACAAGACGCACTGTGTGGTGTCCGACAGCTCGGGGAACTTCCACGTATTAGGGAAGCCCGGATCCGCGACCAATGACCTCGAGGCCATGAGGGTGGAAGACGCGGGGCTGTTTCATCACGGTGAGAACATCAACCGGATACGCGCCAACCCGCCGGCAGAGAACACCGTTCCGAAGGTGGAGTCGGCACATGGCCGCGACATGCCAACATTCTGCACCACAACGCAATGCGACCGTCGGTTCTGCTGCCTGCAGGGCGACGTGCCGGTATCGACCCCGCACGACGTCTCAGACGACCTCATACGCGGACTCTCTCGGCCCAACAAATTCTGGAATTACGGGTTCAAGTGCGTGCTGACATGCGCCACGTCCGCGGGGTCGCTTATTCGCCTGTGCCTCTTCGAGGACGACCGCCTTTTCTACCGTCTGGGCCTCGTGGAGGAGGCCATGAACAGGGTGCAGAAGAAGGTTGGGAATATATCCAACCTGCACTGGCGCTCATTCAAGAACCGGTGGTCGGTCTCCCCGCCGCGGGCGTTCATCGACGGCGACGTCGTGGAGAGCTTCGTGGACCTGGACCCGTCGTTGCGCCAGCAGGTGTTCGACTCCATCGCCGAGAAGGAGTCACAGGGCATGTTCTACTCGCacgagctgctggcgctGGAAATCGAACACatacggcggctgcgcaggtGA
- a CDS encoding cyclophilin, putative translates to MPLGFNNRWTFCLPALLALATAAAAFRVVRRFEPATFLAKGYTQPLHAESSSTMSRSRVFFDIAIGGAPSGRIEFTLFDDIVPRTAENFRSLCVGDKTVQGVKCHFKDSIFHRIIPQFMCQGGDITNHNGTGGMSIYGRRFNDEDFSVRHNKAGLLSMANSGPNTNGSQFFITTVECPWLDGKHVVFGEVTSGMDVVKKMEKHGSGSGATSKEVKIVDCGAL, encoded by the coding sequence ATGCCATTAGGTTTTAACAACCGCTGGACATTCTGCCTACCTGCACTCCTTGCTCTCGCaaccgctgctgctgccttCCGCGTAGTTAGGCGCTTTGAGCCCGCTACCTTCCTCGCTAAAGGCTACACACAACCTTTACACGCCGAATCTTCAAGCACAATGTCTCGCTCCCGTGTGTTCTTCGACATCGCCATTGGTGGCGCGCCGTCCGGCCGCATCGAGTTCACCCTCTTCGACGACATCGTCCCCAGGACCGCTGAGAACTTCCGCTCCCTGTGCGTCGGTGACAAGACCGTGCAGGGTGTGAAGTGCCACTTCAAGGACTCGATCTTCCACCGCATCATTCCCCAGTTCATGTGCCAGGGTGGCGACATCACCAACCACAACGGCACCGGCGGCATGAGCATCTACGGCAGGCGCTTCAACGACGAGGACTTCTCCGTCAGGCACAACAAGGCCGGCCTGCTGTCCATGGCCAACAGCGGCCCCAACACCAACGGCAGCCAGTTCTTCATCACCACCGTTGAGTGCCCGTGGCTCGACGGCAAGCACGTCGTGTTCGGCGAGGTCACCAGCGGCATGGACGTCGTCAAGAAGATGGAGAAGCACGGctccggcagcggcgccacCAGCAAAGAGGTCAAGATTGTTGACTGCGGCGCGCTTTAA